A DNA window from Ralstonia solanacearum K60 contains the following coding sequences:
- the modB gene encoding molybdate ABC transporter permease subunit — MTASIWTPLLLSLKVAGWATALNLVLGVAAAYALARTRSRLRDLLDSLLTLPLVLPPTVLGYYLLVLLGRRGAVGAWLDSLGIQLVFTWQGAVIASTVVAFPLVMKSARAAFESVDHQLEAAARVLGVSETAVFFRVTLPLAARGIAAGVLLAFARALGEFGATLMIAGNLPGRTQTLSVAIYEAVQAGDDGTANTLVLITSITCVIVLVIASRLVQGRSPNLLEQPA, encoded by the coding sequence ATGACTGCTTCGATCTGGACGCCCCTGCTGCTGTCGCTCAAGGTGGCCGGCTGGGCGACCGCCCTCAACCTGGTCCTCGGCGTGGCCGCCGCCTATGCGCTCGCCCGCACGCGCAGCCGCCTGCGCGACCTGCTGGACTCGCTGCTGACGCTGCCGCTGGTCCTGCCGCCCACGGTGCTCGGCTATTACCTGCTGGTGCTGCTGGGGCGGCGCGGCGCCGTCGGCGCGTGGCTCGACAGCCTGGGCATCCAACTGGTCTTTACGTGGCAGGGGGCGGTCATCGCCTCCACCGTGGTGGCGTTTCCGCTGGTGATGAAATCGGCCCGCGCCGCCTTCGAGAGCGTCGACCATCAGTTGGAGGCCGCGGCACGGGTGCTCGGCGTGTCCGAAACCGCAGTGTTCTTCCGCGTGACGCTGCCGCTGGCCGCGCGCGGCATTGCCGCCGGGGTGCTGCTCGCCTTTGCGCGGGCGTTGGGCGAATTCGGCGCCACCCTGATGATCGCCGGCAACCTGCCCGGCCGCACGCAGACGCTGTCGGTCGCCATCTACGAAGCGGTACAGGCCGGCGACGACGGCACCGCCAACACCCTGGTGCTGATCACGTCGATCACCTGCGTGATCGTGCTGGTCATTGCCAGCCGGCTGGTACAGGGCCGCTCGCCGAACCTGCTGGAACAGCCGGCATGA
- a CDS encoding helix-turn-helix transcriptional regulator, translated as MDLTTTELRTLLEITGALHEPSADSFVDRPDVVGKLSALLHADIVGHLIWADRGRRLLEPGAWGRDGRMNLEYRTHFQAVDPIAPLLRSCPGPLVIERLMERGALQRTEYFADFLTRYQVYPGVSMYLEDADGTLLDYRFGTSDPAKRFGERETTLLTLLQPHLINAQRLRQTVRAEREAGRAGAGGSRCPCFLLARGKPAQPDRAALALMAGLPRHERDALLDLLARIGDGAPPPLRWNGFNLCVEHMPPGIDGQPRCQVHLLAHTAGSAAWFQQRFGMTQREGEVCQLMLQGRSDKRIALALNISYWTVRAHVGRVLDKLGVESRAAIGQTVLSAGQRGPGGAT; from the coding sequence ATGGACCTGACGACGACCGAGTTGCGCACCTTGCTGGAGATCACCGGGGCACTCCACGAGCCGTCCGCCGACAGCTTCGTGGACCGCCCCGATGTGGTGGGCAAGCTGAGCGCCTTGCTGCACGCCGATATCGTCGGCCACCTCATCTGGGCCGACCGCGGGCGCCGTCTGCTGGAGCCCGGCGCATGGGGCCGCGACGGACGCATGAACCTGGAGTACCGGACGCACTTCCAAGCGGTCGATCCGATCGCACCCTTGCTGCGCAGTTGCCCGGGGCCGCTGGTGATCGAGCGGTTGATGGAGCGCGGCGCGTTGCAGCGCACCGAGTACTTCGCCGATTTCCTGACCCGCTACCAGGTCTACCCCGGCGTCAGCATGTATTTGGAGGATGCGGACGGCACGCTGCTCGACTATCGTTTCGGCACGAGCGATCCGGCCAAGCGCTTCGGCGAGCGCGAAACGACCCTGCTGACCCTGCTCCAGCCGCACTTGATCAACGCGCAGCGCTTGCGGCAGACCGTACGCGCCGAGCGCGAGGCGGGCCGTGCCGGGGCGGGCGGTTCGCGCTGTCCGTGTTTCCTGCTGGCCCGCGGCAAGCCTGCCCAGCCCGACCGCGCGGCGCTGGCGCTGATGGCGGGCTTGCCCAGGCATGAGCGGGATGCGCTGCTCGATCTCCTGGCGCGGATCGGCGACGGCGCACCGCCCCCGCTGCGGTGGAACGGTTTCAACCTGTGCGTGGAACACATGCCCCCTGGCATCGACGGACAGCCGCGCTGCCAGGTGCATCTGCTGGCCCATACGGCCGGGTCGGCGGCGTGGTTTCAGCAGCGGTTCGGCATGACGCAGCGCGAGGGCGAGGTTTGCCAGCTCATGCTGCAGGGGCGGTCGGACAAGCGCATTGCCCTCGCGCTGAACATCAGCTACTGGACCGTGCGGGCCCACGTCGGCCGCGTGCTGGACAAGCTCGGGGTCGAATCCCGGGCGGCGATCGGCCAGACGGTGCTCAGTGCCGGTCAGCGGGGGCCGGGCGGCGCCACGTAA
- a CDS encoding DUF6531 domain-containing protein: MADQDPGTPSPAEPTGSAEERLAALQTLENGEATKQSRMKWVDGANYGMLGADLGYGAYAASSAALGAGATGAAAAGAAALAAVPAVVALGGAWVLGKIGVTSKLEEGFEWVGDQLGLAIGRGDPHPACVGDDIAHSSGFWGMVAGLAVGVAIGAMVAATVATGGLAGAVLVGACMAGGLSLGGALASASQSMGSNCGKISTGSGNVTFEGKAAARVTDLVACTKRPGPEPLVEGSKTITVNGLPIVRIGHSTHCSGKVNSGRKSIWIDKTTGQYGPKNPELTAGEEFLAGLLGGLVGARIGGMVGKGRREPTESAERQGAKDETTTPCKDPIDVATGEMVDVRDDLSIPGVLPLTLTRRYRTRSDDDGLLGPKWSVNWSRHLRLDDGRLVRFNDGGGLTITFEAPDAVLNGINLREPRYRLDGTRAEPRILDDETRQVLVFAPLADGAVSRLERIEDHSGNAIAFDYDEHGRLIALRHTSGYRLALAYLGGARTVAGITLHEASGSTCPLVDYAYDGPMLARVSSFQHGAFHYTYDHRGWITGWRDTDQTEVRYRYDDAGCVVETGTRQGYHTGHLVYEDGRTRVLDADGEWIYEHNAEGLVTREIDPLGNSTQREWRLGRLVSETDPLGRRTDFSHDALGKLTGVREPSGALTQFQYDSQRRLAGVTLPTGDRVALEYDKQHRLIARTEPDGTIKRYRYGEHGEVLRVVDGERETRLDYDDQLRLAATRLPSGAKLGTRFDALGRLLEETDPDGNATRYDHTPGLQNPRGNVAQTTLADGTVHRTACNSEGLPIERTDPLGRTTRTTYGPFDLVTATIDAAGHATRFEYDHATRPTRIVNALDETWEYRYDAAGRLASETDWGGRTTHYARDAAGHLIAATVHGDTTHVTRFRYDGNGRLIEEDQHGHLLRHLYDALGQRTQRNTPHRATRYGYDALGALTQVGALTIQRDGLGRETGRQAGDFIAQRRYDAVGRLLRQAAGPRAAFDALQTDPVQALQQLTRQNYRYAAAGQLAQVETDADRFTYQHDARGQVTAVGSMRQPAEHYTYNATQNIAAHGRQGQIDARHYLPGGLPERVGHTRYRYDARGRTIEKTVESGCPLSGLRLRRVGRHTDRRPDGRRRRSRFQRLHERLGLGAAQMPQSADERHIEVIVLQRRLRVVVRIHGGRQPHGLRECRLADQLDLIVFGQVDDGRQRLLERADVVLGVRLDGVEALGEVLGDVVRAGLLEPLDDIGGIAAYLGVVLLECRFALAVDEMHGLLVEGLGAGEPFVQVRDFRLQRLHRDGRVIDKQTGHVEEQLARIGLDLDDVGGDLGGRVADVVQAVDGPQAGLAQRAEQDALGIGVAQFLAEFAPDGLPDRLVLLAGAVALDDELAALAVGGDQLQARILRVHHHHGRAAGVDGMPHRLFQQGAVRLGPLILGQGVVQVRDDIRVFGQSQLLVRIVPDRAGGEVRVVVEIGGKPCLPALPGDRRAGVGWGRLGGLGDRRGGRNR, encoded by the coding sequence ATGGCCGATCAAGACCCGGGCACGCCATCTCCCGCCGAGCCGACCGGCAGCGCCGAAGAACGCCTGGCCGCGCTGCAGACCCTGGAAAACGGCGAGGCGACCAAGCAGTCCCGGATGAAATGGGTGGACGGCGCCAACTACGGCATGCTCGGCGCCGACCTGGGATATGGCGCTTATGCCGCAAGCTCCGCCGCGCTGGGGGCCGGCGCCACCGGTGCCGCTGCCGCGGGCGCCGCGGCACTCGCCGCCGTTCCGGCCGTGGTGGCATTGGGCGGCGCGTGGGTGCTCGGCAAGATCGGTGTCACCAGCAAGCTCGAAGAGGGGTTCGAGTGGGTCGGCGATCAGCTTGGCCTGGCCATCGGCCGGGGCGATCCGCATCCCGCCTGCGTCGGTGACGACATCGCCCACTCGTCGGGCTTCTGGGGCATGGTGGCCGGGCTGGCGGTCGGCGTCGCCATCGGGGCGATGGTGGCGGCGACGGTCGCGACCGGCGGCCTGGCCGGTGCCGTGCTGGTCGGCGCTTGCATGGCGGGCGGGCTGAGCCTGGGCGGCGCGCTGGCCTCGGCCAGCCAGAGCATGGGCAGCAACTGCGGCAAGATCAGCACGGGCTCCGGCAATGTCACCTTCGAGGGCAAGGCCGCGGCGCGCGTGACGGACCTGGTCGCCTGCACCAAGCGCCCGGGGCCCGAGCCGCTGGTGGAAGGCAGCAAAACCATCACGGTCAACGGGCTGCCGATCGTGCGCATCGGCCATTCGACGCATTGCAGCGGCAAGGTCAACTCGGGCCGCAAGAGCATCTGGATCGACAAGACCACCGGCCAGTACGGGCCCAAGAACCCCGAGCTGACCGCCGGCGAGGAATTCCTCGCCGGGCTGCTGGGCGGGCTGGTCGGCGCCAGGATCGGCGGCATGGTCGGCAAGGGCCGGCGCGAGCCGACCGAATCGGCCGAGCGCCAGGGCGCCAAGGACGAGACCACCACGCCCTGCAAGGACCCGATCGACGTGGCCACCGGCGAGATGGTCGATGTCCGCGACGATCTCTCCATTCCCGGCGTCCTGCCCCTGACGCTCACGCGCCGCTACCGGACGCGCTCCGACGACGACGGCCTGCTCGGGCCGAAGTGGTCGGTCAACTGGTCGCGGCACCTGCGCCTGGACGATGGCCGCCTCGTCCGCTTCAACGATGGCGGCGGGCTGACCATCACCTTCGAGGCGCCGGACGCGGTGCTCAACGGCATCAACCTGCGCGAGCCGCGCTACCGCCTGGACGGCACCCGGGCGGAACCGCGCATCCTCGACGACGAGACGCGCCAGGTGCTGGTCTTCGCACCGCTGGCCGACGGCGCCGTCTCGCGGCTGGAACGGATCGAGGACCACAGCGGCAACGCCATCGCCTTCGACTACGACGAGCATGGCCGCCTGATCGCGCTGCGGCACACCTCGGGCTATCGGCTGGCGCTGGCCTACCTCGGCGGCGCGCGCACCGTTGCCGGCATCACGCTGCACGAAGCGTCCGGCAGCACCTGCCCCTTGGTCGACTACGCCTATGACGGCCCGATGCTGGCGCGCGTATCGAGCTTCCAGCACGGCGCGTTCCACTACACCTACGACCACCGCGGCTGGATCACCGGCTGGCGCGACACCGACCAGACCGAGGTGCGCTATCGCTACGACGACGCCGGCTGCGTGGTCGAGACCGGCACCCGCCAGGGCTATCACACTGGCCACCTCGTCTACGAAGACGGCCGCACCCGGGTGCTCGACGCCGACGGCGAATGGATCTACGAGCACAACGCCGAAGGCCTCGTCACGCGCGAGATCGATCCGCTGGGCAACAGCACGCAACGCGAATGGCGGCTCGGCCGACTGGTCTCGGAGACCGATCCGCTGGGCCGGCGCACCGACTTCAGCCATGACGCGCTGGGCAAGCTCACCGGCGTGCGCGAGCCTTCCGGCGCGCTCACGCAATTCCAGTACGACTCGCAGCGCAGGCTGGCCGGGGTGACCCTGCCGACCGGAGACCGTGTGGCGCTGGAGTACGACAAGCAGCACCGCCTGATCGCCCGTACCGAACCCGACGGCACCATCAAGCGCTACCGCTACGGCGAGCACGGCGAAGTCCTGCGCGTGGTGGACGGCGAGCGCGAAACCCGCCTCGACTACGACGACCAGCTCCGCCTCGCGGCCACGCGCCTGCCGTCGGGCGCGAAGCTCGGCACGCGCTTCGACGCGCTCGGGCGGCTGCTGGAAGAAACCGATCCGGACGGCAACGCGACCCGCTACGACCATACGCCCGGCCTGCAGAACCCGCGCGGCAACGTCGCGCAGACGACGCTGGCGGACGGCACCGTGCACCGCACTGCCTGCAACAGCGAAGGGCTGCCCATCGAACGGACCGATCCGCTGGGCCGGACCACGCGCACCACCTACGGCCCGTTCGACCTGGTGACCGCCACCATCGACGCCGCCGGTCACGCGACGCGCTTCGAGTACGACCACGCCACGCGGCCGACCCGCATCGTCAACGCCCTGGACGAGACCTGGGAATACCGCTACGACGCCGCCGGCCGACTCGCCTCGGAAACCGACTGGGGCGGGCGCACCACGCATTACGCACGCGACGCTGCCGGCCACCTGATCGCCGCGACGGTGCACGGTGACACCACCCACGTCACGCGCTTCCGCTACGACGGCAACGGCCGCCTGATCGAAGAAGACCAGCACGGCCACCTGCTCAGGCATCTCTACGACGCGCTGGGCCAGCGCACCCAGCGCAATACACCGCACCGCGCGACCCGCTATGGGTACGACGCGTTGGGCGCGCTCACGCAGGTCGGCGCACTGACCATCCAGCGCGACGGCCTGGGCCGCGAAACCGGCCGCCAGGCGGGCGACTTCATCGCGCAGCGCCGCTACGACGCCGTCGGCCGCCTGCTGCGCCAGGCCGCCGGCCCGCGCGCCGCGTTCGACGCCCTGCAGACGGACCCGGTGCAGGCGCTGCAGCAGCTCACCCGCCAGAACTACCGTTACGCCGCCGCCGGCCAGCTCGCCCAGGTCGAAACCGATGCCGACCGCTTCACGTACCAGCACGACGCACGGGGCCAGGTCACCGCGGTCGGCAGCATGCGCCAGCCGGCCGAGCACTACACCTACAACGCGACGCAGAACATCGCCGCCCACGGCCGGCAGGGCCAGATCGACGCTCGCCACTACCTGCCCGGCGGCCTGCCCGAGCGCGTCGGCCACACGCGCTACCGCTACGACGCCCGCGGCCGCACCATCGAAAAGACCGTCGAATCAGGCTGCCCGCTCAGCGGCCTGCGTTTGCGGCGTGTCGGCCGGCACACTGACCGGCGCCCCGATGGCCGGCGCCGCCGCTCCCGTTTTCAACGCCTCCATGAACGCCTCGGGCTCGGCGCCGCCCAAATGCCGCAGAGCGCTGATGAACGGCATATCGAAGTAATCGTTCTCCAACGTCGTCTTCGCGTCGTCGTCCGCATCCATGGCGGTCGCCAGCCGCATGGCTTGCGCGAATGCCGGCTCGCCGATCAGCTTGATCTCATCGTTTTCGGACAGGTCGATGATGGCCGCCAGCGCCTGCTTGAGCGTGCCGATGTCGTCCTTGGCGTCCGCCTTGACGGCGTCGAAGCACTGGGCGAAGTGCTCGGTGATGTTGTCCGGGCAGGTTTGCTTGAACCGCTGGATGACATCGGCGGCATCGCCGCATACCTGGGCGTTGTCTTGCTGGAATGCCGCTTTGCCCTCGCCGTAGATGAAATGCACGGCCTCCTGGTAGAAGGGCTTGGCGCGGGCGAGCCGTTCGTTCAGGTGCGTGACTTCCGCCTCCAGCGCCTGCATCGTGACGGGCGTGTGATTGACAAACAGACTGGTCACGTTGAGGAACAGCTCGCTCGGATCGGCCTCGATCTTGACGATGTGGGCGGCGATCTCGGCGGCCGTGTGGCCGATGTAGTTCAGGCCGTTGACGGCCCGCAGGCTGGCCTCGCTCAGCGTGCCGAGCAGGATGCCCTGGGGATCGGGGTTGCCCAGTTCCTCGCTGAATTCGCGCCGGACGGTCTGCCGGATCGACTCGTCCTGCTCGCAGGCGCCGTTGCTCTGGATGACGAGCTTGCGGCGCTGGCTGTTGGCGGCGACCAGTTGCAGGCCCGCATCCTCCGTGTTCACCATCATCATGGCCGCGCCGCTGGCGTTGACGGAATGCCGCATCGCCTGTTCCAGCAGGGCGCGGTTCGGCTCGGTCCGTTGATCCTCGGGCAGGGCGTTGTACAGGTGCGCGACGATATCCGCGTCTTTGGGCAGTCCCAATTGCTCGTGCGCATAGTCCCGGATCGAGCGGGAGGTGAAGTGCGCGTTGTCGTAGAGATCGGCGGGAAGCCATGCCTCCCGGCTCTCCCGGGCGATCGGCGAGCCGGCGTGGGCTGGGGCAGGTTGGGTGGCTTGGGCGACCGCCGAGGTGGTCGAAACCGGTAG
- a CDS encoding TOBE domain-containing protein has product MLELDGTIWLRAGDDNWGGHSRIELLARIGEKGSITAAAKAVGLSYKAAWDAIDTMNNLAGEPLVVRTTGGKGGGGSVLTPRAQRLIESFRVLEREHQRFVERLDAAAQAAHEDAGLLRRLMLRTSARNALFGTVGAIVPGAVNDAVTLRLPGGQPVVATITRESTQALGLQPGADVVALIKAPAVMLLRGAGEWRLSAENQLPCVVTEIREGAVQTEVRLRLRDPGAAAAQTVLAAMASRTAIEAMALAEGVEVVAVFEASSVILGLV; this is encoded by the coding sequence ATGCTGGAACTCGACGGCACCATCTGGCTGCGCGCCGGTGACGACAACTGGGGCGGGCACAGCCGGATCGAACTGCTCGCGCGCATCGGCGAGAAGGGCTCCATCACGGCGGCGGCCAAGGCCGTCGGGCTGTCGTACAAGGCAGCGTGGGATGCCATCGACACCATGAACAACCTGGCCGGCGAACCGCTGGTGGTGCGCACCACGGGCGGCAAGGGCGGCGGGGGCAGCGTGCTGACGCCGCGGGCGCAGCGCCTGATCGAAAGTTTCCGGGTGCTGGAACGCGAGCACCAGCGCTTTGTCGAGCGGCTCGACGCCGCCGCGCAGGCCGCGCACGAAGACGCGGGCCTGCTGCGCCGGCTGATGCTGCGCACCAGCGCGCGCAACGCGCTGTTCGGCACGGTCGGGGCCATCGTGCCGGGCGCCGTCAACGATGCCGTGACGCTGCGCCTGCCGGGCGGCCAGCCGGTCGTCGCCACCATTACCCGCGAAAGCACGCAGGCGCTCGGCCTGCAACCTGGCGCGGACGTGGTCGCGCTCATCAAGGCTCCGGCTGTGATGCTGCTGCGCGGTGCCGGCGAATGGAGACTGTCCGCCGAGAATCAGTTGCCGTGCGTGGTGACGGAGATCCGCGAAGGCGCGGTGCAGACCGAGGTGCGGCTGCGCTTGCGGGATCCTGGTGCCGCTGCCGCGCAGACCGTGCTGGCGGCCATGGCCTCGCGCACCGCAATCGAGGCGATGGCGCTGGCCGAGGGCGTGGAGGTGGTGGCGGTGTTCGAGGCGTCGAGCGTGATCCTGGGCCTGGTCTAG
- a CDS encoding DUF1795 domain-containing protein — protein MYQMQEGSMSLPADWIDKTMNVFVSASTGTEGVSFVVTRERLPWGMQFGEYVASELHKLARQVPGYEAVGGGEAQVSGRAAYAHEYKWTNNGSPLQQLLTMVEHGKQVLMLTFTAPGVPSPSQKALVEGVIQSLRLTEPA, from the coding sequence ATGTACCAGATGCAGGAAGGCTCCATGTCGCTGCCCGCCGACTGGATCGACAAGACCATGAACGTCTTTGTCTCCGCCTCCACGGGCACGGAGGGCGTGAGCTTTGTCGTCACGCGGGAGCGTTTGCCGTGGGGCATGCAGTTTGGCGAATACGTGGCCAGCGAGCTGCACAAGCTGGCCAGGCAGGTGCCCGGCTACGAGGCCGTCGGCGGCGGCGAGGCGCAGGTATCCGGCCGCGCCGCCTATGCCCACGAGTACAAGTGGACGAACAACGGCAGCCCGCTGCAGCAGTTGCTGACGATGGTCGAGCATGGCAAGCAGGTGCTGATGCTGACATTCACGGCGCCCGGCGTGCCGAGCCCGAGCCAGAAAGCGCTGGTCGAAGGCGTCATCCAGAGCCTGCGGTTGACCGAACCTGCCTGA
- a CDS encoding helix-turn-helix transcriptional regulator, translating to MSGPARNEALQRMPGEDTNALVRRFAGGGTDATAPATARWGALTASLGVIVLDFSALKDVAGDTSPAALQSLCLEQVYAMLDRALKNGAPQADAGAAPRASAVSVPAAASKPRSALTPRQQDILREAASGKSNVEIARALQISVETVKTHMQQILMRLEARNRTELVAMYQQAAHIRGRGQ from the coding sequence ATGAGCGGCCCAGCCCGGAACGAAGCCTTGCAGCGCATGCCAGGCGAGGACACGAACGCGTTGGTCAGGCGCTTTGCCGGCGGCGGGACGGACGCCACGGCCCCGGCCACGGCGCGATGGGGGGCGCTCACGGCATCCCTCGGCGTCATCGTGCTGGATTTTTCCGCGCTCAAGGACGTTGCCGGCGATACGTCTCCCGCGGCGCTGCAGTCGCTGTGCCTGGAGCAGGTGTATGCCATGCTCGACCGCGCGCTCAAGAACGGTGCGCCCCAGGCCGACGCGGGGGCCGCACCGCGGGCGTCGGCCGTTTCCGTTCCCGCTGCCGCCTCCAAGCCGCGGTCGGCGCTCACGCCCCGCCAGCAGGACATTCTCCGCGAAGCCGCCAGCGGCAAGTCCAACGTGGAAATCGCGCGCGCCCTGCAGATCAGCGTGGAGACGGTGAAGACCCACATGCAGCAGATCCTGATGCGGCTCGAGGCCCGCAACCGGACCGAGCTGGTCGCCATGTACCAGCAGGCCGCCCACATCCGTGGGCGGGGGCAGTGA
- a CDS encoding glutaminase gives MDYQAILETIHRDIRPWLGKGRVADYIPELAKASATDFGMAIVTPRGEVFTVGQADTLFSIQSISKLFACTLAFQLEGESLWQRVGREPSGNAFNSLVQLEHENGIPRNPFINAGALVVTDVLCRRFVQAETAMVQFMRRLVDNPRIDYNPRVALSELEHADRNRAMAHFMRSFGNLNMPVETVIDAYCRQCAIEMNCVDLARAVLFLANGGVVPWSGERVIEASPAKRLSALMLTCGTYDAAGDFVYRVGLPAKSGVGGGIVAVLPGEFGVCVWSPGLDVSGNSLAGLQALEWLTTLSGRSIF, from the coding sequence ATGGACTACCAAGCAATCCTGGAAACCATCCACCGCGACATCCGGCCCTGGCTCGGCAAAGGCCGCGTGGCCGACTACATTCCCGAGCTGGCCAAGGCCAGCGCCACGGATTTCGGCATGGCCATCGTCACCCCGCGCGGCGAGGTGTTCACTGTCGGGCAGGCCGATACGCTGTTCTCGATCCAGAGCATTTCCAAGCTGTTCGCGTGCACGCTCGCCTTCCAGCTCGAGGGCGAATCGCTGTGGCAGCGGGTCGGCCGCGAGCCGTCGGGCAACGCCTTCAACTCGCTGGTGCAGCTGGAGCACGAAAACGGCATCCCGCGCAATCCGTTCATCAACGCGGGCGCGCTGGTGGTGACGGACGTGCTGTGCCGGCGCTTCGTGCAGGCCGAGACGGCCATGGTGCAGTTCATGCGACGGCTGGTCGACAATCCGCGCATCGACTACAACCCGCGCGTGGCGCTGTCCGAGCTCGAGCACGCGGACCGCAACCGCGCCATGGCGCACTTCATGCGCAGCTTCGGCAACCTGAACATGCCGGTCGAAACGGTGATCGATGCCTACTGCCGGCAGTGCGCGATCGAGATGAACTGCGTGGATCTGGCGCGCGCCGTGCTGTTCCTGGCCAACGGCGGCGTGGTGCCCTGGAGCGGCGAGCGCGTGATCGAGGCCAGCCCGGCCAAGCGCCTGTCCGCGCTGATGCTGACCTGCGGCACCTACGACGCGGCCGGCGATTTCGTCTACCGGGTCGGTCTGCCAGCCAAGAGCGGCGTGGGCGGCGGCATCGTCGCGGTGCTGCCGGGCGAGTTCGGGGTGTGCGTGTGGTCGCCGGGGCTGGATGTGAGCGGCAATTCGCTGGCCGGCCTGCAGGCGCTGGAGTGGCTGACCACCCTCAGCGGGCGCTCGATCTTCTGA
- a CDS encoding amino acid ABC transporter substrate-binding protein, translating into MLPRVRKLLPALLVFPLMNAVASSPTLDRIKATGAIRLAHRESLVPFSYLDAGGKPIGYSMDLCMRLVDAIRENLKRPDLKVQYLQVTPATRMDAIMNGKADLECASTNNARERRDKVAFTIPHYIANGRMLVKTASGIHQLEDLRGKTVVSTRGSANGDLVRQLSEAGGLGITVVEASDHAESFAMLADGKAQAFAMDDVLLAGMKATAKNPADYAIVGKTQQVVPYAIMLSKNDPEFKKLIDAAMARLMEDGDAERFYKKWFQQPIPPNNVNLGIPMSLLLRDSFRYPTDNAGN; encoded by the coding sequence ATGCTGCCCCGTGTCCGAAAACTGCTGCCTGCGTTGCTTGTGTTTCCATTGATGAATGCGGTGGCGTCCAGCCCCACGCTCGACCGCATCAAGGCAACGGGTGCCATCCGGCTCGCCCATCGCGAAAGCTTGGTGCCGTTCTCGTACCTGGACGCCGGCGGCAAGCCGATCGGCTATTCGATGGATCTGTGCATGCGGCTGGTCGATGCCATTCGCGAGAATCTCAAGCGGCCCGATCTGAAGGTGCAGTACCTGCAGGTGACGCCGGCCACCCGGATGGACGCCATCATGAACGGCAAGGCCGACCTGGAGTGCGCCTCGACCAATAACGCTCGCGAGCGCCGCGATAAGGTCGCCTTCACCATCCCGCACTACATCGCCAACGGCCGCATGCTGGTCAAGACCGCATCCGGCATCCATCAGTTGGAAGACCTGCGGGGCAAGACCGTCGTATCGACGCGCGGCAGCGCGAACGGCGACCTCGTGCGCCAGCTCAGCGAGGCGGGCGGGCTGGGTATCACCGTGGTCGAAGCCAGTGATCACGCTGAATCGTTTGCAATGCTGGCCGACGGCAAAGCGCAGGCCTTCGCCATGGACGACGTGCTGCTCGCCGGCATGAAGGCCACCGCCAAGAACCCGGCCGACTACGCGATCGTCGGCAAGACGCAGCAGGTGGTGCCTTACGCCATCATGCTCAGCAAGAACGATCCCGAGTTCAAGAAGCTGATCGATGCGGCGATGGCCCGGCTCATGGAGGACGGCGATGCGGAGCGTTTCTACAAGAAGTGGTTCCAGCAGCCGATCCCGCCGAACAACGTCAATCTCGGCATTCCGATGAGCCTGCTGCTGCGCGATTCGTTCCGCTATCCGACGGACAACGCCGGCAACTGA
- a CDS encoding ABC transporter ATP-binding protein yields MSLDIAIQKTLTSAARVFSLDIILRSDNRRVVLYGPSGAGKSLTLRAIAGLMTPERGHIVLNGRPLFDHAERIDLATQARRVGYLFQDYALFNHLTVAQNIAFGLKRGWLNPPRRPHDPRVLHWIDTFELGPVAANYPTQISGGQRQRVALARALIAEPAMLLLDEPFAALDPALRTRMRAELLALQQRLNVPMLMITHDPADVDIFGDHVFELRDGRVVADAVRAPGAATVVPYPHLTVVANQG; encoded by the coding sequence ATGAGCCTCGATATCGCCATCCAGAAAACGCTGACCAGCGCGGCGCGCGTGTTCTCGCTGGATATCATCCTGCGCTCGGACAACCGCCGCGTGGTGCTCTACGGCCCGTCCGGCGCCGGCAAGAGCCTGACGCTGCGCGCCATTGCCGGACTGATGACGCCCGAGCGCGGCCACATCGTGCTCAACGGCCGCCCCCTGTTCGACCACGCCGAGCGCATCGACCTGGCCACCCAGGCGCGCCGCGTCGGCTATCTGTTCCAGGACTACGCGCTGTTCAATCACCTCACGGTGGCGCAGAACATCGCCTTCGGCCTCAAGCGCGGCTGGCTCAACCCGCCGCGCCGGCCGCACGACCCGCGCGTGCTGCACTGGATCGACACCTTCGAGCTGGGACCGGTGGCCGCCAACTACCCCACGCAGATTTCGGGCGGCCAGCGCCAGCGCGTGGCATTGGCCCGCGCACTGATCGCCGAGCCCGCCATGCTGCTGCTGGACGAGCCCTTCGCCGCGCTGGATCCGGCGCTGCGCACGCGCATGCGCGCCGAGCTGCTGGCCCTGCAGCAGCGGCTGAACGTGCCCATGCTGATGATCACGCACGACCCTGCGGACGTGGATATCTTCGGCGACCACGTCTTCGAACTGCGCGATGGCCGCGTGGTGGCCGACGCGGTGCGCGCGCCGGGCGCCGCCACGGTGGTGCCGTATCCGCACCTCACCGTGGTGGCGAACCAGGGCTGA